Proteins from a single region of Effusibacillus lacus:
- the ilvA gene encoding threonine ammonia-lyase: MLQIRDFASAAKALDSVIHRTPLEYSTTFSRMTDNDIYLKLENLQKTGSFKIRGAYNKIATLTPEERQRGVIAASAGNHAQGVAYAANSYGIPCTIVMPEGAPLTKVEATASYGAKIVLHGANYDAAYQYAQQLQEANGMTFVHAFDDPAVVAGQGTIALEMLEQLPDVDVIVTPIGGGGLAAGVALAAKLLKPDIHLIGVEASGAASMFASLRAGQVQTLDYAETIADGILVKRPGELTFDLVRQYVDDVIMVDDDKITKAMLLLMERSKLVVEGSGAVGLAAFLDRQVSIRGKKVAIILSGGNVDVNLLSKIIERGLVEAGRYLRLVTTVPDRPGVLLTMAKIFAEEKSNVISIHHHRMGERIILGQAEVEVNLETRDRKHIERILNRLSDAGFTYTIR, encoded by the coding sequence ATGCTTCAAATCAGAGATTTTGCATCAGCCGCAAAAGCGCTGGACAGCGTCATTCACAGGACTCCCCTTGAATATTCCACCACGTTCAGCCGCATGACGGACAACGACATTTACCTGAAATTGGAGAATCTCCAAAAAACCGGCTCCTTCAAGATCCGTGGAGCCTACAATAAAATTGCCACTCTCACACCGGAAGAGCGCCAGCGTGGAGTGATTGCGGCGTCCGCCGGGAACCATGCCCAGGGTGTTGCCTATGCAGCCAATAGCTATGGAATTCCCTGCACGATCGTCATGCCGGAGGGAGCCCCGCTTACCAAAGTGGAAGCCACGGCCAGCTACGGGGCGAAGATTGTACTGCATGGGGCCAACTATGATGCGGCTTACCAGTACGCACAGCAGCTGCAGGAAGCCAACGGGATGACCTTTGTCCATGCCTTTGACGACCCTGCTGTTGTAGCGGGCCAAGGGACGATTGCTCTGGAAATGCTGGAACAACTGCCGGATGTCGATGTGATTGTCACCCCCATCGGAGGTGGCGGGCTTGCCGCAGGCGTTGCATTGGCGGCCAAACTTCTCAAGCCTGACATTCATCTCATTGGCGTGGAGGCATCCGGTGCAGCCAGCATGTTCGCGTCCCTGAGAGCGGGACAGGTGCAAACTTTGGATTACGCGGAGACGATTGCGGACGGGATCCTGGTCAAACGACCGGGTGAATTGACATTTGATCTGGTCCGGCAGTATGTGGACGATGTGATCATGGTGGATGACGATAAGATCACGAAAGCCATGCTCTTATTAATGGAAAGAAGCAAACTTGTCGTCGAAGGGTCGGGCGCAGTAGGATTGGCCGCCTTTCTCGACAGACAGGTTTCAATTAGAGGTAAGAAAGTGGCAATCATCCTGTCCGGGGGCAATGTGGATGTAAACCTGCTTTCCAAGATTATCGAACGCGGTTTGGTCGAAGCGGGGCGTTACCTGCGGCTTGTGACCACCGTTCCTGACCGCCCGGGTGTGCTGCTGACAATGGCCAAAATTTTTGCCGAGGAAAAATCCAACGTTATCTCGATCCACCACCACCGTATGGGTGAGCGAATCATACTCGGCCAGGCCGAAGTGGAAGTCAATCTGGAAACAAGGGATCGCAAACATATCGAACGAATACTTAATAGACTGAGTGACGCGGGATTCACCTACACCATCAGATGA
- the hisC gene encoding histidinol-phosphate transaminase, whose translation MSNSIVKHVRASLHDLKPYIPGKPIADVQRELGLDDVIKLASNENPVGPSPKAQAAIQAALTDLHRYPDGGQVVLKSELAKHLGVSEDMFLIGNGSDEVISFLCATFVEPGEEIVVPSPSFSEYKFASTVMAGKTVEVPLREGFEYNLDDFAEAITEHTRIVFLCSPNNPTGTYIRHSDLEKFLEKIPSDILVVIDEAYNEYVEAPDYAQGLEFLKQGYNVAVMRTFSKLYALASLRVGYTIAKSEIVSFVNRVREPFNVNHLAQVAAIAALHDEEHIALSRRVNSEGKQALYKGFSSLGLRYIPTETNFILVDTGVNSKELFQSLLKKGVIIRDGGFFGLPTWIRVSIGLPEENERFLAALKESVSELSAKV comes from the coding sequence ATGTCTAATTCTATCGTGAAACACGTACGTGCTTCCTTGCATGATCTGAAGCCGTATATTCCCGGAAAACCGATTGCCGATGTGCAAAGAGAGCTTGGACTTGACGATGTTATCAAGCTGGCGTCCAACGAGAATCCCGTCGGTCCTTCCCCGAAGGCACAAGCGGCAATTCAGGCAGCCTTGACAGATCTGCATCGTTATCCGGATGGGGGCCAGGTGGTGCTTAAGAGTGAACTGGCCAAGCACCTCGGTGTATCGGAGGACATGTTTCTGATCGGAAACGGGTCTGATGAAGTGATTTCCTTCTTGTGCGCCACATTTGTGGAACCGGGAGAAGAGATCGTCGTGCCAAGCCCTTCCTTCTCCGAGTACAAGTTTGCCTCCACGGTGATGGCGGGCAAGACGGTGGAAGTGCCGCTGCGGGAAGGATTTGAGTACAACCTGGATGATTTCGCGGAAGCGATCACTGAACATACGCGCATTGTGTTTCTGTGCTCACCCAACAATCCAACCGGAACCTATATCCGTCACTCCGACCTGGAAAAGTTTCTCGAGAAAATCCCTTCCGATATTCTGGTTGTGATTGACGAGGCTTATAACGAGTATGTGGAAGCACCTGATTATGCCCAGGGTCTTGAGTTCTTGAAACAAGGTTACAATGTGGCAGTGATGCGCACTTTCTCCAAACTCTATGCTTTGGCCTCCCTGCGCGTGGGCTACACCATCGCGAAGTCCGAGATTGTAAGCTTTGTAAACCGTGTGCGAGAACCATTCAACGTCAACCATCTGGCGCAGGTGGCCGCAATCGCGGCACTTCATGATGAAGAACATATCGCTTTGAGCCGACGGGTCAATTCCGAAGGCAAACAGGCACTCTATAAAGGATTTTCTAGTTTGGGATTGCGTTACATCCCGACGGAAACCAACTTTATTCTGGTTGATACCGGAGTCAATTCGAAAGAATTGTTTCAATCCCTTTTGAAAAAAGGGGTCATCATCCGGGACGGCGGCTTCTTCGGACTTCCGACCTGGATCCGTGTATCCATCGGACTGCCGGAAGAAAACGAACGCTTCCTGGCAGCGCTTAAAGAATCAGTAAGCGAGTTGTCTGCAAAAGTCTAA
- a CDS encoding bifunctional 3-deoxy-7-phosphoheptulonate synthase/chorismate mutase, whose product MTRERLEEIRAQLDEINLEILELLSRRAELVQEIGDLKKRKGTERFDPIREKEMLDRLVAANPGPFDDSTVRHLFKQIFQASLGLMEEEKKELLVSRKKRTEDTVIEVNGVRIGGGQPVIIAGPCSVETPEQMDAVGAGLQQHGILLLRGGAYKPRTSPYDFQGLGKKGLELIRKTADKYGMAVVSEIVSPSDIEMSLEYVDVIQIGARNMQNFELLKEAGNVRKPVLLKRGMSATIEELLFAAEYIVSRGNTEVILCERGIRTYEKATRNTLDISAVPILKQESHLPVIVDITHSTGRKDILLPIAKAALAVGADGLIVEVHPEPSVALSDAKQQLNLPQFAQWMEGLKASGYLPKQEPVPVK is encoded by the coding sequence ATGACAAGAGAAAGATTGGAAGAAATTCGTGCCCAGCTGGATGAGATCAATCTTGAGATTCTTGAACTGTTGTCCCGCCGGGCGGAGCTTGTTCAGGAAATCGGGGATCTGAAAAAGCGGAAAGGAACCGAACGGTTTGACCCGATTCGGGAGAAAGAAATGCTCGACAGACTGGTGGCTGCCAACCCTGGACCGTTCGATGACAGTACTGTACGCCACCTGTTCAAGCAAATTTTCCAGGCTTCTCTCGGCTTAATGGAAGAGGAGAAGAAAGAATTGCTCGTATCCCGCAAGAAGCGGACAGAAGATACGGTTATCGAGGTCAATGGAGTAAGAATTGGCGGGGGACAGCCGGTCATCATTGCAGGGCCCTGTTCGGTGGAGACGCCGGAGCAGATGGATGCGGTGGGGGCAGGTCTGCAGCAGCATGGCATCCTGCTTCTTCGCGGAGGTGCCTACAAACCCCGCACATCTCCCTATGACTTCCAGGGGCTTGGCAAAAAAGGCCTTGAACTGATTCGGAAAACTGCCGACAAATACGGCATGGCCGTGGTCTCCGAGATTGTGTCGCCTTCGGATATTGAAATGTCTCTGGAGTATGTGGATGTGATTCAGATCGGTGCCCGGAACATGCAGAACTTTGAGCTGCTGAAAGAGGCGGGAAATGTCCGTAAGCCTGTCTTGTTGAAGCGCGGCATGTCCGCAACCATCGAAGAGCTGCTGTTTGCGGCAGAGTACATTGTATCCCGTGGGAATACCGAGGTTATTCTGTGCGAACGCGGAATACGCACCTATGAGAAAGCGACCCGCAACACCCTTGACATTTCGGCGGTACCCATCCTGAAACAGGAAAGCCACTTGCCTGTCATTGTGGACATTACCCACTCCACAGGGCGCAAGGATATCCTGCTGCCGATCGCCAAAGCGGCTTTGGCGGTGGGCGCTGACGGATTGATTGTGGAAGTTCATCCGGAACCGAGTGTGGCCCTGTCCGATGCGAAGCAGCAGTTGAATCTTCCGCAATTTGCCCAATGGATGGAAGGTCTCAAGGCAAGCGGATACCTGCCCAAGCAGGAACCGGTCCCTGTCAAGTAA